The DNA segment GGAAGAGTGGAAGCGGCCCGTGGTAGTCGACAACAAGCCCGGCGGCAACGCGAACATCGGCGCCGACCAGGTCGCCAAGGCACCCGCCGACGGCTATACCTGGCTCGCGGTCACGCTGACGCATGCTTCCAATGTCACGCTGTTCCCCAAGCTGCCGTTCAGCATGCAGAAAGACCTGGTGCCGGTGGCGCGCATCGCCTCGTCGCCGATGCTGGTGGTGGTGCCGGTGAGTTCGCCGGTCAAGTCGATGAAGGACCTGGCCGCGGCGGCGCAGAAGGGCAAGCTCAATGCCGGCTCCAGCGGCAACGGTACGCCCCCGCACCTGACCCTGGCCCTGTTCGAAAGCCTGACCGGCGCCAACCTGACCCATGTGCCGTACAAGGGCGGGGCGCCGTCGATGACCGACCTGATCGGCGGCCAGATCGATGTAGTGTTTTCCAATTTCCCGGAGTCGCTGGCCTACGTGAAGGGTGGCAAGCTGCGCGCACTGGCGGTGACCACGCGTGAACGGCACCCGCTGCTGCCCGACGTGCCGACGGTGGCCGAGGCGGGCTTTCCCGACCTGATCGTCGAGAACTGGACGGGCCTGATGATGCCGGTCGCCACGCCCAAGCCGATCGTCGACAAGGTCGCCGCGTCGGTGGCGCGCATGCTCCAGTCCGACGCCATGCGCGAGCGCATCGTGGCGTCCGGATTCAGTCCGGCGCCGCAGACCAGTGGCCCCTTCGCCGAATACTTCAACGGCGAGGTGACGCGATGGGCAAGGTTGATCGAAGAGAAACACATCCGCGCCGAATAGGATCGGATAGCGCGGGCTGGCCGCGACAGGCGCCGATAGGCGCAAGTTGGCCTCCGGTATGATCTGGCTTATCTAGATGAATCGGCCCGCTCCGCGCGGCGGCGCGGGCCACCGAACAGGGATTTCAACGTGGGTGCCAGATTTGATGCGGCCAGCGCGATTGGCGGCGTCCTGTACAAGGACGTCAAGCAGGCCATTCTCTCCGCGCTGGCGGAGGGCGAGTGGAAGCCGGGTGAAGCCATTCCGTCCGAGCGCAAGCTGATCGAACGCTTTGGCGTGTCGATCGGCACGTTGCGCAAGGCGATCGACGAACTGGTGGCCGAAGGCATCATGATCCGGCACCAGGGCCGCGGCACCTTCGTCGCCACGCACCGGCAGGAGGATCACTTCTTCCGCTTCTTCCGTATCGTGCGCCAGGATGGCCATCGCGAATACCCGACCGTGCGCCTGGCCAGGTTCCGCCGCGCGAAGGCCGACAAGGACGAGGCGGCCGCGCTCGGCCTGGCGGTGGGCGAACCGGTGTTCCGCTTCATCAATGTCCTGTCGCTGGAAGGCATGCCGATGATGACCGATGCCATCACCGTGCCGGAAGCGCGCTTCAAGGGCCTGACCGAAAAGATGCTGCGCGAGCGGCCCAATACGCTCTACAACTTCTACCAGGATGCCTTCGGCATCAATATCATCCGCACCGAAGAACGGCTGCGCTCGGCGCTGGCCGACGAGGATGCCCACGAGTTGCTGGGCGTTCCCGTGGGCAGTCCGTTGCTGAAGATCCTGCGGGTGGCCTCGTCCTACCACGACGAGCGGATCGAGTACCGCGTGTCGCGCCTCGATACCAGCCGGCATGAATTCCTGTTGTCGCAGCCGTAGGGCGTGACGCTTCCGGCATCGAGAGGTGCCGGCAGCGTGCCTGGCAGTCCAAAGAAAAAAGCCGCGTCCTCTTGCGAGAGCGCGGCTTTTCAAATAGATGGTGGCGAATCAGGGACTCGAACCCCGGACCTGCGGATTATGATTCCGTCGCTCTAACCGACTGAGCTAATTCGCCAACGAAGACTGAGATTATACAGGGGCTTTCGGCACTGTCAACACCTCGTGCGAAGATTTTTGCGGGGCGCCGGTGTATGAAAAAACGGCAGGCCGGGCGGCCTGCCGTTGTGGTCACGGTTTCGTCAGACCGACCGTTCAATCGTGGGCGTAGATATCCACGTCCTTGGTTTCCCGCACGAACAGCGCACCGATCACGAAGGTGATCGCCGCGATGATGATCGGGTACCACAGGCCGTAGTAGATATTGCCGTTCTGGGCCACCAGCGCGAAAGAGATGGTGGGCAGCAGGCCGCCGAACCAGCCGTTGCCGATATGGTAGGGCAGCGACATCGAGGTGTAGCGGATGCGGGTCGGGAACAGTTCCACCAGCATGGCGGCGATCGGACCGTACACCATGGTCACGTAGATCACCAGGATGACCAGGATCACCAGCACCATGATCGTGTTCATCTGCGCCGGGTCGGCCTTGGCCGGGTACCCGGCCGAGGACATGGCGCCGCTTACCTCCTTCTTGAACGCCGCGATCTGGGCCTTGCTGGCATCGTCAAAGGCATGGCTGTTGGCAAGCTTGGCGTCGAAGGCCTTGATCTCCTTTTCGCCGATCTTGACCGTCGCCACCGTGCCGGCCGGGGCTTCCACCACCTCATAGCTGGCCGACGACTGGGCCAGGGTACGCTTGGCGATATCGCAGGAGCTGCGGAAGTCGATCTCGCGGGCGATCGGGCTGCCCTGGAACGAGCACTGCTTCGGATCCGCGGTCACCACGATCTGCGCGGTCTGCTGCGCGCGCTCCAGCGCCGGGTTGGCGTAGTGGGTCAGTGCCTTGAACAGCGGGAAGTAGGTCAGCACGGCCAGCGCGCAGCCCGCCATGATGATCCACTTGCGGCCGATCTTGTCCGACAGGGAGCCAAAGAAGATAAAGAACGGCGTGCCGATCACCAGTGCGCCGGCGATCAGCAGGTTGGCCGTCTTGGCATCGACCTTGAGCACCTGCGTCAGGAAGAACAGCGCGTAGAACTGGCCGGTGTACCAGACCACGGCCTGGCCGGCGGTCAGGCCGAGCAGGGCCAGGATCACGATCTTCAGGTTGCGCCACTGGGCGAAGGATTCGGTCAGCGGAGCCTTGGAGGTCTTGCCTTCGGCCTTCATGCGCTGGAATGCCGGCGATTCATTCATCGACAGCCGGATGTACACCGACATCCCCAGCAGCAGGATCGACAGCAGGAACGGGATGCGCCAGCCCCAGACTTCAAAGTTCGGGCCAGTCAGCTCGCGGCACAGCAGGATCACGATCAGCGACAGGAACAGGCCCAGCGTGGCCGTGGTCTGGATCCACGAGGTGTACGCCCCGCGCTTGCCGTGCGGCGCGTGCTCGGCCACGTAGGTGGCGGCACCGCCGTACTCGCCGCCGAGCGCCAGGCCCTGCAGCATGCGCAGGATGATCAGGATCACCGGGGCGGCCCAGCCGATGGTGGCAAAGCCGGGCAGCAGGCCGACGATGAAGGTCGACAGGCCCATCAGCAGGATGGTCACCAGGAAGGTGTACTTGCGCCCGATCATGTCGCCCAGGCGGCCGAACACCAGCGCGCCGAACGGCCGCACGATAAAGCCGGCGGCAAAGGCGAGCAGCGCAAAGATGAAGGCCGAGGTCGGATCCAGTCCGGCGAAGAACTGCTTGGCGATGATCGCCGCCAGCGAGCCGTACAGATAAAAGTCGTACCACTCGAACACCGTGCCCAGCGACGAGGCAAGGATCACCTTGCGCTCCTCGCGTGTCATCGGCGCGTTTTGCGCACCCCCTCCGGGTACCGCAACGTTTTGCACGTTTGCCATCTTGTCTCCTCCGTCTGGAATGGATCTCGGGCAAGGCGCGGCAACATCGCGGAAAAGCCCCGTGCCGCTGGCCGGGAGCCTGAGTTGCAGTGGATTGTGGGTGGCGAAACTTACTGCGTTCTGACAGATTTCGGCGTGCAAGTGCCAAAAATATCGGGGTATACGCTAGCCGTTTTCAGGCCTGCGCATGCTGCAATGCAGCCTGTCCTGGCCGTTTCACGGCACTGCTATGCGGCCGGCACGGCATGTCGCTATGCAGCATCGGAACCTGGGCCGCGCAAGGTACCCTGCGAAGGCAGGGGGGCGGGTGTGTCCGCTTCGTCAACGGTTTCATCGGCGCGGTTCATGCGCCAGGCATAGAGGGCGGCCATCAGCACGTAGACCACCAGCGCTCCCTGGGCGCCCACCCAGAACGAGAACGGCCAGCCGAAGAAGTCGAAGCGCAGCTCGCGCGCGAACCACGCCACCACGAAGGTGACCACGAACCAGACCGCCAGCAGCCCCGCGATCCAGCGCAGGTTGCGGTGCCAGGCCTGCCGCTGGCGCGCCTCGGCGAGATCGGGGGCGGCAGCGGGGGCGGGGGTGTCGTTCATAGTGCGGAGAGATCGGTGGGGCGGCGCAGGGTCACGCGGAAATGCGCGCCGGCCAGGCGCGGCGCCTGCTGGTAGACGTGGTCGGAAATCTGCACGTCGCCACCGTGCTGCTGCACGATCTCGCGCACGATGGCCAGGCCCAGCCCGCTGCCTTCGGTATTGGTGCCGAGCACCCGGTAGAAGCGCTCCATTACGCGTTCGCGCTCGGCCGGCGCAATGCCTGGGCCGGTGTCTTCCACGTCCAGATAGGCGAACGGCTCGAAGGCATCGGCGCTGACGCGCACCGTCGCGTGCCCGCCGCGCGGCGTGTAGCGGATGGCATTGTCGAGCAGGTTGTTGAGCATCTCCGTCAGCATCAGCCGGTTGCCGAGCACCGTCACCGGATGGTCGTCCGCTTCCAGCCCCAGGTCGATGTCGCGCGCCCAGGCTTGCGGCAGCCATTCCTTGACTACCTCGCGCGCCAGGGCACCCAGGTCCAGTTCGCCCATGCCGCCGGTGCCCGCCAGGTTTTCCATGCGCGCCAGCGACAGCAGTTGGGTGACCAGGTGCGCGGTGCGCTCTGAGCTGCCGGCGATCTGGGCCAGCGAGCGCCGCAGCTCTTCCGGCGACTGCTCGCGCTGCGCCAGCTCGGCCTGCATGCGCAGCCCCGCCAGTGGCGTCTTCATCTGGTGCGCGGCATCGGCGATAAAGCGCTTCTGCGTCTGCACCGACTGGTCCAGCTGCGCCAGCAGGTCGTTGAACGATCCCACCAGCGGCGTGATCTCCTGCGGAGCGGCGCGTTCGTCGATGGGGCTGGTGTCGCCCGGGGTGCGCGCGCGGATGCGCTGCTGGATCGCGGTCAGCGGCGCCAGCCCGCGCGAGAGCCCGAACCACACCAGCACCACCGCCAGCGGCAGGATCACGAACTGGGGCAGGATCACGCCCTTGATGATCTCGTTGGCCAGGCGCGCGCGCTTGTCGA comes from the Cupriavidus sp. P-10 genome and includes:
- a CDS encoding tripartite tricarboxylate transporter substrate binding protein, with translation MVRGLIRTALRYGAGALVALSAVSTLTGLASAPAAAQGAAQASVPAHDYPGKPIRYVVPFAAGGLTDIMARQVGHQLAEEWKRPVVVDNKPGGNANIGADQVAKAPADGYTWLAVTLTHASNVTLFPKLPFSMQKDLVPVARIASSPMLVVVPVSSPVKSMKDLAAAAQKGKLNAGSSGNGTPPHLTLALFESLTGANLTHVPYKGGAPSMTDLIGGQIDVVFSNFPESLAYVKGGKLRALAVTTRERHPLLPDVPTVAEAGFPDLIVENWTGLMMPVATPKPIVDKVAASVARMLQSDAMRERIVASGFSPAPQTSGPFAEYFNGEVTRWARLIEEKHIRAE
- a CDS encoding GntR family transcriptional regulator, whose protein sequence is MGARFDAASAIGGVLYKDVKQAILSALAEGEWKPGEAIPSERKLIERFGVSIGTLRKAIDELVAEGIMIRHQGRGTFVATHRQEDHFFRFFRIVRQDGHREYPTVRLARFRRAKADKDEAAALGLAVGEPVFRFINVLSLEGMPMMTDAITVPEARFKGLTEKMLRERPNTLYNFYQDAFGINIIRTEERLRSALADEDAHELLGVPVGSPLLKILRVASSYHDERIEYRVSRLDTSRHEFLLSQP
- a CDS encoding MFS transporter; amino-acid sequence: MANVQNVAVPGGGAQNAPMTREERKVILASSLGTVFEWYDFYLYGSLAAIIAKQFFAGLDPTSAFIFALLAFAAGFIVRPFGALVFGRLGDMIGRKYTFLVTILLMGLSTFIVGLLPGFATIGWAAPVILIILRMLQGLALGGEYGGAATYVAEHAPHGKRGAYTSWIQTTATLGLFLSLIVILLCRELTGPNFEVWGWRIPFLLSILLLGMSVYIRLSMNESPAFQRMKAEGKTSKAPLTESFAQWRNLKIVILALLGLTAGQAVVWYTGQFYALFFLTQVLKVDAKTANLLIAGALVIGTPFFIFFGSLSDKIGRKWIIMAGCALAVLTYFPLFKALTHYANPALERAQQTAQIVVTADPKQCSFQGSPIAREIDFRSSCDIAKRTLAQSSASYEVVEAPAGTVATVKIGEKEIKAFDAKLANSHAFDDASKAQIAAFKKEVSGAMSSAGYPAKADPAQMNTIMVLVILVILVIYVTMVYGPIAAMLVELFPTRIRYTSMSLPYHIGNGWFGGLLPTISFALVAQNGNIYYGLWYPIIIAAITFVIGALFVRETKDVDIYAHD
- a CDS encoding DUF4212 domain-containing protein, with product MNDTPAPAAAPDLAEARQRQAWHRNLRWIAGLLAVWFVVTFVVAWFARELRFDFFGWPFSFWVGAQGALVVYVLMAALYAWRMNRADETVDEADTPAPLPSQGTLRGPGSDAA
- a CDS encoding sensor histidine kinase, which codes for MSLLQLRWRRAHRAVPPPSPAAASPAMPGTADQELADALPHLEESTATPAPRSLFGEILDWMLAPLLLLWPMSIAVTYLVAKSIANGPFDRALEASAIVLSQQLREVNGRVTLQLPLSAREILRADETDNIYYQVVGKRGEYIAGDHDLPLPSEEDQGHAGLVSLRDDRVAGNDVRVAYTYIDLRNVSGNQPVLVQVAETLDKRARLANEIIKGVILPQFVILPLAVVLVWFGLSRGLAPLTAIQQRIRARTPGDTSPIDERAAPQEITPLVGSFNDLLAQLDQSVQTQKRFIADAAHQMKTPLAGLRMQAELAQREQSPEELRRSLAQIAGSSERTAHLVTQLLSLARMENLAGTGGMGELDLGALAREVVKEWLPQAWARDIDLGLEADDHPVTVLGNRLMLTEMLNNLLDNAIRYTPRGGHATVRVSADAFEPFAYLDVEDTGPGIAPAERERVMERFYRVLGTNTEGSGLGLAIVREIVQQHGGDVQISDHVYQQAPRLAGAHFRVTLRRPTDLSAL